In a single window of the Elaeis guineensis isolate ETL-2024a chromosome 8, EG11, whole genome shotgun sequence genome:
- the LOC105050789 gene encoding protein YIP4b — MSYGGAAPLHQSSQSDIDEIENLINDSVRFGPATILPARPPSSPRASIPVSSSPFVPSALHPLPSSNKKPLPHFAVPSFSAGPSPQGIATDGLGPPTNTLTEPIWDTVKRDLTRIATNLRLVVFPNPNREDPGKALRDWDLWGPFFFIVFLGLVLSWSASVKKSEVFAVAFAVLAAGAIILTLNVLLLGGHIIFFQSLSLLGYCLFPLDIGALICLLGSNVIIKMMVVLVTFSWSSWAAYPFMSTAVSSRRKALALYPVFLMYISIGCLIIAVD; from the exons ATGTCCTACGGCGGTGCCGCCCCCCTCCACCAGTCCTCCCAGTCGGACATCGACGAGATCGAGAACCTCATCAACGACAGCGTCCGGTTTGGCCCCGCTACCATCCTTCCCGCGCGGCCACCCAGCTCTCCCCGCGCCTCCATCCCCGTCTCCTCCTCCCCCTTCGTCCCCTCCGCCCTCCACCCGCTGCCCTCTTCAAACAAGAAGCCCCTGCCACATTTCGCTGTCCCGTCATTTTCTGCCGGACCCTCCCCCCAGGGAATCGCCACCGATGGACTTGGTCCGCCCACCAACACGCTGACGGAGCCCATCTGGGACACCGTCAAGAGGGATCTCACTCGGATAGCGACCAACCTGAGGCTGGTGGTGTTCCCGAACCCTAACCGGGAGGATCCGGGGAAGGCGCTCAGGGATTGGGACCTGTGGggccccttcttcttcatcgtcTTTCTTGGGCTCGTTCTTTCTTGGTCGGCCTCGGTGAAAAAG TCGGAGGTGTTTGCTGTTGCATTTGCAGTACTTGCAGCGGGTGCCATAATTCTGACGTTGAATGTTTTGCTGCTG GGTGGGCACATCATCTTCTTTCAGAGTCTCAGTCTTCTGGGATATTGCCTGTTTCCTCTGGACATTGGAGCTCTAATCTGCTTGCTGGGAAGCAATGTCATCATCAAGATGATGGTTGTGTTGGTAACATTTTCATGGAGTTCCTGGGCTGCGTACCCTTTCATGAGCACAGCTGTGTCATCACGACGGAAAGCGTTGGCCCTGTACCCGGTTTTCCTCATGTATATCTCTATTGGCTGTCTGATCATTGCTGTTGATTGA
- the LOC105050788 gene encoding uncharacterized protein translates to MAVKKSRFLGRLRRAIQKVKFLLSFNTSRWFLSSLLGSPAGPRRLSLKGQPGLLDCAEDYYEVGSSFGLSRTTSSASGVSRTTSSASEISRTLSDASTGDDIDKRAEIFIANFYRHIQMERQVSLELRYCKERRSLERTRSD, encoded by the coding sequence ATGGCCGTTAAGAAATCACGATTCCTTGGTCGGCTAAGAAGGGCAATTCAGAAGGTGAAGTTCTTGTTATCCTTCAACACCAGTAGATGGTTCTTGTCTTCTCTCCTGGGTTCCCCTGCGGGGCCTCGCCGGCTTAGCTTGAAGGGCCAGCCGGGACTTCTGGACTGCGCCGAGGATTACTACGAAGTCGGCTCTTCTTTCGGTCTCTCGAGAACGACGAGCTCAGCCTCAGGGGTGTCGAGGACTACCAGCTCGGCTTCGGAGATCTCGAGGACTCTAAGTGATGCATCGACAGGCGATGATATTGATAAGAGGGCGGAGATCTTTATCGCTAATTTCTATCGGCACATCCAGATGGAGAGGCAAGTTTCGCTGGAGCTGCGGTACTGCAAAGAGAGAAGAAGCTTGGAGAGGACCAGGTCAGATTGA